CTCCCTCTTCATAAGCAAAATTGATGATTTTAGAACACACGCTCTCCGTATAGGTTGTATCTTCTTAGAAGGGtgaatgacttaagtcataagAGATTGAGTAATGGTTTTAGATGTTCTGGTCCTCACGCGCTTACAATGATCGTATCAGTATGTGATACACAAACCTTAATCGAAAGACTTggttaattatttgaaatttgaccCTCGTTGGAATCAGCAAATCGTGAACTCTCAATTTGCGTAAACTGGAAAAAACAACAGTGTATCAAATAGcaaattcagaataaagattTTCTTCTGTTCTTCACAATTGTGATTAtctctaaaaattataataattttagtaaatttacaTCAAGTTTTCAGAACCAAGGCCGGATTAACCATTAGACACATTTGCGTATGGGTCCGGAATCGGTTAAAGATCTCACggaaatatcaaaattgaaaaagacaAGGTTGTGTCAAATTGATTTACGAAGAGAACAAAAAATAAGGAGAAAAGACAAATTTGTACGAGAAGGGCCCCACAAAAGGTAACAGCAAGGTAATTTACAAACACTACAAAAAGAGGCTTACACAAGAAGGGCCAATGTaatttacgaagactaaaaaaatctAGAAGTAAAATTTGTATGAGAAGAGTGCCAATGTAATTTTCGCATCCCATCGAGAATTGCATTGCCTATGGGACCCGACATGTTTAATCCGGACCTGCTCGGAGCTGTTGTAATTCGTGAGCGATTATCTTAGTTCCCACCTTTGTTACAGCTGAAGAAATGAGGCATTAATCTTTCtataataacacattttttgtCGTTTTGTCATTAGTTACAACAATTATGGAGTCTGCAAATGATCCGGggaatgtaaattaatttacaagaaTGTTCACGGAGACAAtgatcttatttaaaaataaataccgaTTTCTCGTGAACTTGTTcatgtaaaattttcttcaaaaacatacaattaatttatacttttagctGCAATAACGCTAGCATTTTCAACCATAAATCGTTAACAAAATGTTTTCACGTGGGCATAAATGCATACAACACATGTCTTTACAGTTTTACATTCTCATCAAAAAGTTTTACTAATTACATAGTTAAATGTAAAGTTCACTAGTGTCAGATAAGAAACAGCTGAACATAAATCCACTTTACAAACTGGACTCAAATTAATTCAACATTAATTCCAAATAAAACATCACATTTAATTTACCTCAATTGTGTACTTACCCTAATCATCAATCAACCAAAACCAATCAATCAAAATTAGATACAATTAGGAAATTTTGTTGTGAACCTCGAAGATGATCACAAActtctatttttagttttttttttggaaagaaaatttaaattttataggaACTATGATGTCCAACATAACGAGTgttcaaaaaacaaactaataaaactatatttaataattatggttAAAAGGGAAGTGTGTAGACAAAAATGTTGGAATTAAATGTCGGATTATCGTTCAATATCCATTTGGCCTTGACTCAAAGTGAACTACTTGAACTCAAAGTGAACTAAAGAAAGGAGATAAgctcaaataataaattggatTAAAGTCACTTTTATTTGATTGGCATTCTAACATTTTTGTCTACGTGAGGATCATTGGTGATTGGATGGATTACTTTAGATTTTGTTTCCTCGATTGTTGGACACCATGAGGAAGTATGTGATGTCCATCTTTAGGAtttacaaacacatacataaattacatattgataattgtttttaaatatgaaatcaatattattttaataataattcagcatacattcggaaaaatacacatcAACTGCACATCATCGGAATCGCacacataaaaatacaattaagaaacaaaaaattttataaaattcacagACCGTTATAGAAAATaggacaaaaataatatttaataaaaatttcaaatcaatatttattttcttcaatgatTTTAGTACTGaatgaagtttaaaatttttaatcttgccccttttcttttgattagtcagtgatttagaaaaaataaaaagtattttatcgatatacttaaaaaattattaagacttAATTCCAGTccagttttatttttcacttcatgaaaaattaacttaaggATATTTTTTTCCCACAATTcgatttgtgaaaatttttttacaaataaatttttacacataatAGAGATCCCCGTTTTAACGTTAAAAAATCATTTCGGAATATAAACCTTGTTCGaaaaaagatcaaaataaataaatttaaagtatttaaaaaaaaatttaaataaaaaataattttaaatataattatcaattttttttataaaaataattattcgttTAAACCTGAGACCAAAAtggaaacatttatttattttatgtatgtacaataCTTGTGTAATTTTACCAACaacattatattcatatttaattaagttctaaatattcattatacagggtgtccgtGACTAGATAGCTATAGTTTAAGAGCgaattcttttgaaaatattaagttGAAAGTGTAATGGCGATGTCTACttaattggttaaatttaatagtgtacataactccttaactattgggttttgaaCAAATATATCAGGCACTTTCgacaaaaaattgtcaaaataatacactttaaaATTATGGCAATCGAATCACGAGACACTCTGTAATTGCTCAAAAGTTTAGAAAATCGTACTAGATTTTTTGTGGAGTCCTTTATCTTGAAGTATTATATATCCGAAAAATCCATATTTTATTCTGAAAGTTCTCTACAATTGAAaatgtgtttttcatttttagaaaaaaaacttatttaatttagaatattagtttggtattaagaatttgaTGAGCTACAATTTTTCCCcagaaaccattaaaaaattaaccgcCTTGAAGGACAAAATAATCGgcatgtgaaaatttttaacaattttcctTTACGAATTATACGGATATCGGTAAATTTAAAAGGATTTCGTAGCCTCTTTAGTGGCATCTGTTAACATCTTTTATGTTGAGAAACATCCAAACGGATATTACAGGCTACATATAGACCGCGCATTctcgttattttaatttattacttctGGGATGCAGCAAGATATGGCATTTTATGATTGGCGAAGATTAGAAAGTCGTTTGAtggcacaaaattttatatgcacTGTAATTTTAcgttaaatcaattattattaataattatatttaaaaataataaaataaaatattttttatttaaatttcaaactgttttttgtaaaaaaaatttatttttaaaaatagttggtaatattttgttattaaatttttttatttttattaatattggaGGGGATacacaataataatagttaataataattaataagtataatcaaataatattgtacacacatttttaataatataataaatatttagtatagtaattttattaaattatattttttaattaatttaacatagcacgagttatttttatattcaagaaATCATTTTACGATTAAATCATTGATGGACTTAACATCGAGTTTTTCAATCGACAATCTGTTAAAtttcagaagaaaaaaaaacaggtttAATAAATCCATCAATGATTATATTagaattttcaatgaatataaaaacttggaataaaaatataattttataaatattctacaCTTTTAATAACACCTACCTCTCAACTTCGCTCAAACGCtcaacaatcaaaaaatatcacattcatAAATAATTCGTTCATCTTTTGTAAACAGTCATCACATCACAGCacatgtttcaatttttttttcaaacacaaattctcaaaactcaaaaaactctttaataaatttgttccaaaatgatataaatccaatgtgaaatcaaaatttgtaaaaaaaaaaacaacagtacatgataatttacataatacatAACAGGATAAGGGAAAATGAAAGAGGGAACGATTACACCTAGTCATGTGATAAAACGataaatttgtgtttaaaattaatcagaaatggttagttaaaatttaaagacgTTTCTTTTAAGGTTGATGAATCGAGCGCAAGcactttatgtaaaattaaatttaaaaaacatcatttcttgcatggaggttagagagaaggagaaagatcgctacgcgctaaagcattagcgcgtctgtccctgaaaatttgtagaatttattgttcatttttcagccaccagccgcgctgtcgttggtaagtagtatctgcgaaattagctgtttatgagtataagtatataaagttatttgcataatgtacaaatttaacaacagcccgcttttattaaGATAACTTAGCGATCGCAGCGCGTCACTTATTTTGACCGTATTTTTGGGACACTATTTCCtacagcgatcgttctccttctctctaacctccatgATTTCTTGTTTGGACTAGGTATAACCATACGTAAACATACCTTATaagttccttatcaaaattaattttaaggtatgttaaatttttaaaatttgctttaaacttaaattatacGCTTACATTAATCGTTGGAAGGACGAAGgggaaatttacaattttctaacaaaatgtattttttacatacCAATAATTTCAAACATGATGTAAACGTAACcttgaaaatttcgaataaaaatttttttttaattaaaaaagaaaaaagaaaacacttgtttaaaaataaaccatttttgtGGAAAACACTCACACCATCACTTGTatgtttctagtttttttttcaactccCACCAGAAgatcactaattttattttgaaaattttgtgtgtgttaaaTTCCAGAACGCGCACCAggcatacaaaaataattatcacaaCTCTCTTCCACATCCATCCAGAGTCATCTCAGCAACATCTTGGAAAGTTTCATCTTTGTTCATCACACTtcatatatattcatttattcatcTCATTTTAATAATTCGCGTAACttgctttaatattttattttcatcatcaaTCATTCTTATAAATTCGTTTACTCTCTTTTCGCAATATTTTGTAtctctctttttttttgtatttttttttaaaggtttttgttttaaaaaataaatttttgttttgatgttgtatcttaatattttttaattaataattaatgttggatttgtagtaattaatatatcaaaTCTGAAATGAGTTATTACTTGGTTTTAAATTGTGTAGGTTTATTTTGTTGTGTAAtcaggaatttttattttaaattttgatttttgattttgattcggtaaattcaatttataaattaaatcagtGCGCGATTATCGATGTGCtactgtaattaaaaataaataatatttaattaaataaatattaaatgttgttTGAAGTAATTTTGAGCACTATATACAtgtgatttttgtttataatttacagGAGGTGAAAATTTGTCGAATTATTTTACacagaaatttatttgtgtggtcgtcaataatttctttcaaacagaattgttttttaataactcCATTTTCATCTCAATATGAAAAGTAAGtcaataattaatatgttttattcaacgttttaaaataattgattaaagaGTTGTTCgagtattttgttaaaaagcgAAAGATTCATCTAAAAAAGGGACTGGATTTGTATGATACATAAAAGTACTATAAGACTGTGAAATGTGATTAATCGTGACTTCGAGCCGACAATAGATGCGaagttttctttataatttcaataataatttatgaaatctaGCAAAATTGTGTGTTCTGGCAATCAAAGTAGATAGATATCTATAATTGATAATGCTTCATTACCATTTCCTTCATAGATACAggaataaattatagtttttgttACAGACTTGCAAAATAAAACACACgtgaaagtttcaaattttcaattatacgtaataatcaaacaaaaaaagtcggttgttaaaaaaaagatttgtttcACCAAAGTTTAAGATCTGCCAATCCTACTCAAACTAACATTTAATTAACAGCCTAGCCATTTTACTAAACGGCGACATTCAACAAGCGGCCTGAACTAAATTCAGTCATTTAATCACACAGCTAGGCAAATGACTTGGATCGATAATGTTTAACTACTTGCCTAGCCTAATCATTTAAATTCCACTTTCTGCCAATGGCAAGCAACAATATTGTTGGTGTTTCTCACAATGTAAGGTTCtattaaaaacagatttttacGGTAAGAGTTCAGATGCAAACTATGTCGAcgaaatttcaatttctttgaaAGATACTGTGGCAAGTCAGTCACCTTTTGGTGGGCAGggatttaaaaaatgtagttaTAAACCTGCTGTAAATCAGCGTCGCAATAATAGAtgtgcttgttttaaaaacaaagtttttcggATCGAAATGCAATGGAAGTTTAATTGCGttaagaattaatattttaattacttaggTGTGTACTTTATTATTGAGTTACGctaaaataaatctctttaattaggccaaaaattttggggggatgttgttgagtaagctttacactacaaaaaattttttatgcatattaaaaatctgatttttcatatactttttgagggatgaaaatcgtaaaacatgcatttcttttaattttacgatttttttattcGGAGGGTTCGGAGgttcggagaaaaaaaaatgtctagtaaaaattgagaaaaatgtcTCCAACTTACCCAATAAGCTTCCTAATAATCGCACAAACGTTACATACTGATGGCAGATATTACCCCTCCCCGTCCTAAACGTTAACATAGTTTGATTGCTAGTAATCGGGAAGGGAAGGGAGGATATGTCCGCTAGCATTATGTAACATTTGTGCGGTCGTTAGAGAACTTTTTAAAGGAATTTGGAAAAGAAGAGAACTATtggaaaaaagaaacaaaaattattgtgccTATAAGAGTCTCTCCCACTGTACAATTTTGTGAACACAAATTTTTCACAAAGTACTGATAAGTTATTAGTCCAcccagtaaaattaaatttgtaaatgtgtaaagtgattcaaaatttgaaattcaacaaaatggcGAAATTTTCATCACctgttgtaaaaataaaatcacacaaaattgaaagaaaacaaaaccaaattttaatttcagaagCACAATAACgacatttaaaattgtttgaagtATAAagataaatccaaaaaaattacttaccaGCTAGCCGTCGGTGTTTGTCCAGCCATATTATTTACTGAAGGTGCAGCCGCTGCTGATATATTATTCGCCGTAAGTGCTGCATGTACACCCGGGGCCGTTGTATTACCAGGTGCTCCACCAGCCGCTGCTTTTAATTTACGTAACTCCTTTGTAGCCCATGTAGCTAATGCTTTTGTACGTTGTATCCTACTACGCCGTCCATCGGTTAACATTTGTTGGATAGCATCTACATCGAGTAATGGTAACATTGCTGTACCAAATGATGCACATAAATCGCCGACTAAACCTGCAGCAATACCAATAATACTATCGGTATGATCTTGATCCCGAGCCACCACAATCAAAAATCGTACAATAAATGGAATATGTTGTTCCAAAAGTTGGATATCGGGTAACGGTTGAGGACCGTCTCCTTTTAAACCCTGAACAATTCCTGTATACGCTTCCAGGACACCTTCACGTAATTCATTTAAGTAATCAATCATATCGTAATCGGAATGGTCAACTTGAGCTTGTGAAGCTTGCGATAACGTCGTTAGCACAatatccaaatattttttgaactcTGTACCAATCGATAAAGCCATATCTCCAAACACTGATAAAATTTGCGGTTTTACACTTCGATGTACAGTTTGATTCGATAAGTTTTCCAAAAGTAAAGTCATAATCTCGTCACAATATGGCAAcgcttttatttttaacgatcGTATTATATCTCCAGTTAAGCCTACAGCCGCTCCACAGACTTGATATtcttgatgattttttaatccCATATATAAATATGGTCGGAATGCAtccatatatttcaaaaatccttCCCCTAAAACATCAACCAATGTTGATACCGCCATTAAAGCATCTTCTTGTACGCTGCCAGCAGCTTTAGAAGTATTTGAATTGAACATCGTTAACATTGCACCCATAATCGCATCAGATATTTGTGGAGCGTCCTGTGGAGTAACTTTTCGTAAAACTGATTGTAATGTAGCGCAAAGTAACGATTGGAGGTCATTAAATTGTGATCGATCGTTGTGAGACGTGATATGTGATTCCATTTGGAGGACTTGTTGTAAACGTTCCAAAATAACCATGGTAGTTTTTTGCACTGTAACATAACAATCTTTGGGTGAATTTTTAACCATTTCCATAAGCGCTTCATAAGCGGCACCGCGTAAATTAGCTTGGGCACCATCTGCACGATCTGTGGTCTCTAATAAGCGTTGGATAATATATTCGAAGTATTGTGAGAGGCAATACGTTTCTGGTTGATTGGAATTTGAATCTTCTCCACCTCCACTGGTAGATTCGGCAGCTTCGTAAGCAGCTTCTGCTAAGCCACTAAAAGCCCAACATACATTTGCTGCAACACGTGGTTCAGCTTTTAAGCCGTTAATTAAACTTTCTAATAATGGTTTGAAGTATGCATCATTAATTGCTGCTTCGGGAACAATTTCACAAATACGACCAAATGTCCATGCTGCGGTGTCACGTACGATAACACAATTATCGTACATTAAACCGATAAGTGTAGGCATGGCTTGTTCTACCAAAGGTTTAAGCGTATTTGGATCTAAACCACCAATGATTGAGCCGAATGCCATAAGTGCAGCATCTCGATAACGCCAATTATCtgatttaatattatctttaacGAAGGGTAAGACGTGGGGAACAATTTCATCTTCACAGCAAGTAGCCAACAACATTAAGCAAACACCTGCAGCTTTAGATGGATTCCATGTATCTTCATCATCTAATTCTTCTTGTTTGGTTAACTTTTGCATGAGAACTGGTGCTAAATATTGCAACGCACCGCGTGCATAATGACGACTGACGCGTTGTGGTGGTCGCCCAGCTTCTGCCGCTTCAGCATCTTCAATAGCTAAATCAACTTCTTCATCACTGACATTAGACCAAAATTCGATACCTTGTAATGCCACAGCATCATTTTCCGAATTCATTGCGTCCAAAGTAATGGGGAACAATGCTTGTGCCATATACGGTTCCATATATTGATAGTATAgtgataatattttaactaaacaTTGCAACGCAGCAACAGCGATTTGAGTATCTGTGGATTGTGTAGCTTCGCAAACAACTTCCATAATAAAATTTCGTTCAGAATCTTTTTCGAAATTTGCTTTTGTGAATTCTAATGAATTGAGTAAAGCTTCGGTGGCAGCTAAACGTACATGATTTGATGGCTCGGAGCTACGCATACCATGTATTATTGCTGTTAATATTGCATTCGATTGTTGGACAAGTACATCGGAATCGATTTCTTGACAAATATAACCGATTGCTTCCAATGTTGATTCTTTTTGCATTTCCGTTGAGGCAGCATTTACAACATTGTTTACTAAGGTATTGATTAAATCGGTCCATTGTCCGGCTGGTAATTCGGCAACAGCAACATAGGCAACACATTGTGCAGCTGAACTAGGTCGGTTTGATTCTGTTCCTAATGCACCAACAATCTATggaaataacattaatttattaggAACTTTCATgtctatgaaataaaattaagaaaattctaGATGGCAAGTattttgtatatacaatttttacttaaaaaatgtgGGCTATAAAGTTTTGAGTACAACTTGAGAAGAGTAAAagttatatgattattattcatttaaaaaataaaataagcaaaTCGGTTGGATAGAGTGGCCGGGCCAAATGGACTCGTAAtagatttcataaattttttttattcctatccctatgtccctatatatattatgaatgtgaaagtaaggatgtttgtttatttgttacgctttcccgcaaaaactagcgaatggatttgaatgaaactgcacaataatttatttcatacatcagactaacatataatttataaagatatatttatctacgccATCTATGAGtataattttgaatcataaattaaagatttctgtaaaaatgtgaACGGTATACAATTCCAGCTGTCCCAGCAATGGCCACCTGTTCTAATACACTCAAAGAATTaaggatataaaattttttttaaattgaattctgtacatatattttacctgtgaaaacaatccctacccctatttcgagtgttatggaaggaggacAAGCGAGAGCAAGAGAGGTTGAGACTATAacgcggtggtttttacttttaagcccaacgATGTGGGCGGGTTTTAAGCTAgtatatacataaatgataattcaaaaaattaaataataaactagaGAAAATTAAGGcaggaaataaaacaattaaaaaaaaaaaaaaaaaaactttttggttCTGAAGAAAGGCtgagcaaaataaaaaacatataaaaattactaaatacttGGAAACGACGCGTACTTCAAATATCGAATCCAATATCAGTGATTTTACATCAGAATGTGAAAGCCAAGTAACggtcaatatttttatagattctAAATAATTAGGCAGATAAAAGTATTAACATACAATAGAAGATTACAATGTTTCTGATGTTGCAACGTTGGCAAAAGTACTTAATGCGAGCAATAtagaatacattattttatgtgGACTCTCACAAGTAGGTTCAAACAAAGAAACTATTAGACGTCGGTGATTAGTTTATTCAATATCAAATGATATTATCTTTTGATTTTGGTTGATACGAACTACGAAGTTGATCTCCATTGAAggcttcaaaaatttgaaacatttaagtgaaactttgaaaaatggatgaaaatagttttctattaataaaaaatatagtaaaaattcgaaataagttctttttataattataatcaaatataaacaCCTAAAAGGGCGCCAAAAACATGATATGCTCGGGGCGACTAGAGTGATAAGGTTGGCCCTGGGTATCGTTAAGTCTTTTATACTTCAATACAAATTTTCCAAATGACTTTTCactttagttgaatatttcacaaaatataaattctgaaaatatataatcgTCTACCCTGGCACGTTGAACGCCTGCGCCTGATAGTGTACCACGAATATTGCAAGAACTGTCTCAGTGTGGAGAAGGAGGAAACTCTTGACATGAGGAGATGAGCTCACTTCAGCTAGTCTTTCTTTGACCTGAACTACGTTGACATTTTAGACCTTTCCttcccaaatttttaataattcctcCTTTTCTTTCTCTaattaacttataaaataaactaactaaaaatatgtatatttgaaattccCCCAAAATTCTTGAAAACATTGTATCCGACGTCGGTTAACTTGTCTGAGAATACGATAATCAATAATACCATCATTATGGCGTTATTTGGAACAAGATAATTGTTAAGGCGGATTTAAATGAATCATTCATTCTCATAATAAAACTtacattctttttaatataacttCGAGAATCTTCAGGTATAGCACGCCATCGATCCTGATACAACTGTTTTGTAGCTGGATCTTTTgatgttaattgatttttaagctGTAGACCAGCAGCCATTCGTGCTACTTGACTATTCCCACCATGTCGTAATATATCtgataatgttttt
This genomic interval from Chrysoperla carnea chromosome 1, inChrCarn1.1, whole genome shotgun sequence contains the following:
- the LOC123299302 gene encoding importin subunit beta isoform X2 encodes the protein MHPDTMQLIQILEKTISLDKNELEAAQNFLEQAATTNLPEFLKTLSDILRHGGNSQVARMAAGLQLKNQLTSKDPATKQLYQDRWRAIPEDSRSYIKKNIVGALGTESNRPSSAAQCVAYVAVAELPAGQWTDLINTLVNNVVNAASTEMQKESTLEAIGYICQEIDSDVLVQQSNAILTAIIHGMRSSEPSNHVRLAATEALLNSLEFTKANFEKDSERNFIMEVVCEATQSTDTQIAVAALQCLVKILSLYYQYMEPYMAQALFPITLDAMNSENDAVALQGIEFWSNVSDEEVDLAIEDAEAAEAGRPPQRVSRHYARGALQYLAPVLMQKLTKQEELDDEDTWNPSKAAGVCLMLLATCCEDEIVPHVLPFVKDNIKSDNWRYRDAALMAFGSIIGGLDPNTLKPLVEQAMPTLIGLMYDNCVIVRDTAAWTFGRICEIVPEAAINDAYFKPLLESLINGLKAEPRVAANVCWAFSGLAEAAYEAAESTSGGGEDSNSNQPETYCLSQYFEYIIQRLLETTDRADGAQANLRGAAYEALMEMVKNSPKDCYVTVQKTTMVILERLQQVLQMESHITSHNDRSQFNDLQSLLCATLQSVLRKVTPQDAPQISDAIMGAMLTMFNSNTSKAAGSVQEDALMAVSTLVDVLGEGFLKYMDAFRPYLYMGLKNHQEYQVCGAAVGLTGDIIRSLKIKALPYCDEIMTLLLENLSNQTVHRSVKPQILSVFGDMALSIGTEFKKYLDIVLTTLSQASQAQVDHSDYDMIDYLNELREGVLEAYTGIVQGLKGDGPQPLPDIQLLEQHIPFIVRFLIVVARDQDHTDSIIGIAAGLVGDLCASFGTAMLPLLDVDAIQQMLTDGRRSRIQRTKALATWATKELRKLKAAAGGAPGNTTAPGVHAALTANNISAAAAPSVNNMAGQTPTAS
- the LOC123299302 gene encoding importin subunit beta isoform X1, which gives rise to MHPDTMQLIQILEKTISLDKNELEAAQNFLEQAATTNLPEFLKTLSDILRHGGNSQVARMAAGLQLKNQLTSKDPATKQLYQDRWRAIPEDSRSYIKKNIVGALGTESNRPSSAAQCVAYVAVAELPAGQWTDLINTLVNNVVNAASTEMQKESTLEAIGYICQEIDSDVLVQQSNAILTAIIHGMRSSEPSNHVRLAATEALLNSLEFTKANFEKDSERNFIMEVVCEATQSTDTQIAVAALQCLVKILSLYYQYMEPYMAQALFPITLDAMNSENDAVALQGIEFWSNVSDEEVDLAIEDAEAAEAGRPPQRVSRHYARGALQYLAPVLMQKLTKQEELDDEDTWNPSKAAGVCLMLLATCCEDEIVPHVLPFVKDNIKSDNWRYRDAALMAFGSIIGGLDPNTLKPLVEQAMPTLIGLMYDNCVIVRDTAAWTFGRICEIVPEAAINDAYFKPLLESLINGLKAEPRVAANVCWAFSGLAEAAYEAAESTSGGGEDSNSNQPETYCLSQYFEYIIQRLLETTDRADGAQANLRGAAYEALMEMVKNSPKDCYVTVQKTTMVILERLQQVLQMESHITSHNDRSQFNDLQSLLCATLQSVLRKVTPQDAPQISDAIMGAMLTMFNSNTSKAAGSVQEDALMAVSTLVDVLGEGFLKYMDAFRPYLYMGLKNHQEYQVCGAAVGLTGDIIRSLKIKALPYCDEIMTLLLENLSNQTVHRSVKPQILSVFGDMALSIGTEFKKYLDIVLTTLSQASQAQVDHSDYDMIDYLNELREGVLEAYTGIVQGLKGDGPQPLPDIQLLEQHIPFIVRFLIVVARDQDHTDSIIGIAAGLVGDLCASFGTAMLPLLDVDAIQQMLTDGRRSRIQRTKALATWATKELRKLKAAAGGAPGNTTAPGVHAALTANNISAAAAPSVNNMAGQTPTASCSTSIIAH